The window GTTGAAATTCCGCATGGAAGGCAGTGATTTCGGTAAAATCGGGGCAGCTATGGCGCTTTCCGGGCTTTGCAGCTACTTCATCATGTATACGTCTTGGACATCAACCGATTGGCTTCGTTTTGTAACCTCTTTTGTCATAGGGTTTATCGTATATTTAGTGTTCATCACTCTATTTCGTCTAATTAGCTTAAAGGATATAAGCCGGCTTATGAACATGGGCAAAAAAATCATACGCTGATGAGCAGCTTATCTTTTACGATCCAAAAACATTCGCCCTCTATGATCAATGGAGCAATAAAACACTTCTTTAAAATCACGGGCTCCTTTAACTTGGAGTTGATTTTTCAGCCAAAATCTGGTTTTCCCTATTTTCTCCAAATTCGCATCCTGCACTTTACCATCCATAATGAGAGGCAGCGGAAGTCCTTCATAGCGAATCGCACCCTTCACTCCATCATTGACTTCAGCTGTCTCTTTTACTTCTCTTTCCACTACACTTAATTTCCCCGAAGGTTCTAACACCGCGAACTCCACATCTGCCACATTCATAATCTTATTTTGTCTTAGCTGCAGCATCAAATCATCTAAATTATATCGATGCTTCTTCATTTCCTCTCGGTCAATCATTCCCTTGTTGATTAAGACGCTCGGCCTTCCGTCAAAGAGAATTCGAACGGTTCTACTTTTTAATGTAATAAACGCAATGAAGATTTGAATAAGTACCAGCGTTGCCATTGGGACAAGCCCATCCATAAGTGGTTTGCTGGAATCTTCAAGAACAAAGACCGCAATTTCTGCAATCATAATCGAGATCACAAGATCAAACAGCGAAAGTTTACCAATTTCACGTTTTCCCATGAGCCTTAACATGAGAAAAACGACAAAGTAGATCAGCACGGTACGTAAAAAAATGGTCAGAATATCCATTGTTAGCCTCCCCTGATCTAAGCTCTTGCTTGTTCTCGGAGTTCAATGGTATTCTGACCGCTCATGCACTTC is drawn from Paenibacillus sp. V4I7 and contains these coding sequences:
- a CDS encoding DUF421 domain-containing protein, with translation MDILTIFLRTVLIYFVVFLMLRLMGKREIGKLSLFDLVISIMIAEIAVFVLEDSSKPLMDGLVPMATLVLIQIFIAFITLKSRTVRILFDGRPSVLINKGMIDREEMKKHRYNLDDLMLQLRQNKIMNVADVEFAVLEPSGKLSVVEREVKETAEVNDGVKGAIRYEGLPLPLIMDGKVQDANLEKIGKTRFWLKNQLQVKGARDFKEVFYCSIDHRGRMFLDRKR